The Candidatus Dormiibacterota bacterium genome window below encodes:
- a CDS encoding sigma-70 family RNA polymerase sigma factor produces the protein MSEIGADALQTIEGMESLYDSCKGIAYGLAFQIVREQTAAEDVVQDAFLAVWRGRRQYDPEKGALKSWLLTIVRHRAIDRLRRDRAGSTKVVELEMAELVGDDGADPADMGAERLWLHMALKALPDRQRDAVLLAFFGGYTCAQIAERQGLPLGTVKGQLRLGLQKLAAMDHAPSSKIRR, from the coding sequence ATGAGCGAGATTGGGGCCGATGCCTTGCAGACGATCGAAGGGATGGAGAGCCTGTACGACAGCTGCAAGGGGATCGCCTACGGCCTCGCCTTCCAAATCGTAAGGGAGCAGACCGCGGCGGAGGATGTCGTCCAGGATGCCTTCCTCGCCGTTTGGCGCGGACGGCGCCAATACGATCCCGAAAAAGGTGCACTCAAGAGCTGGCTGCTGACGATTGTCCGCCACCGGGCCATCGATCGCCTGCGCCGTGACCGGGCGGGGTCGACAAAGGTCGTGGAGTTGGAGATGGCCGAACTGGTCGGTGACGACGGTGCCGATCCCGCGGACATGGGAGCGGAGCGCCTGTGGCTCCATATGGCCCTGAAGGCGCTCCCGGACCGTCAGCGGGACGCCGTTCTTCTCGCGTTTTTCGGCGGCTACACGTGCGCGCAGATCGCAGAGCGCCAGGGCCTGCCGCTGGGGACCGTCAAAGGCCAGCTTCGCCTCGGACTCCAGAAACTGGCTGCCATGGATCACGCCCCTTCGAGCAAGATACGGAGATGA
- a CDS encoding MEDS domain-containing protein: MRSLECWEVEELLGGYVLTALSAEERSAAEQHLASCTQHAGAIQELARSSSLLSLAAKVREPRAELRTKVLAALRAESDATTVPLGWSSESLPVGSHVCAFHSDDERLRQMMRFLRAGFDQPADFGVLFADRRRFDTLLSWLQQGYEGSIESLIGRGKLALIDGAPRVEQLMERIGERLDRAMRDGYGLIRFLGFIGWNQPGWPDLESLVEFEKKVNDVVRAYPAVVICMYDVLRLPGLSLIDGGLRQHPITILGDRVVRQNPFYMAA; the protein is encoded by the coding sequence ATGAGATCCCTGGAGTGCTGGGAAGTCGAGGAGCTTCTGGGCGGATACGTTCTGACGGCGCTGTCGGCCGAGGAGCGATCCGCAGCTGAACAGCATCTCGCAAGCTGCACTCAACACGCGGGCGCGATCCAGGAGTTGGCGCGGTCCAGTTCACTGCTCAGCCTGGCTGCGAAGGTACGAGAACCGCGAGCCGAACTTCGCACCAAAGTCCTGGCCGCGCTTCGCGCCGAATCCGACGCCACGACGGTCCCACTTGGCTGGAGCAGTGAGTCGTTGCCCGTCGGCAGCCACGTCTGCGCCTTTCACTCTGATGACGAACGACTGAGGCAAATGATGAGGTTTCTCCGAGCGGGCTTTGATCAGCCAGCAGACTTCGGCGTACTCTTCGCCGACCGTCGCCGCTTCGATACGCTGCTCAGCTGGCTTCAGCAGGGTTACGAGGGTTCGATCGAGTCCCTCATCGGTCGAGGGAAGCTGGCGTTGATCGACGGAGCGCCTCGAGTCGAACAGCTCATGGAGCGCATCGGTGAGCGGCTCGACCGAGCGATGCGCGACGGATACGGGTTGATCCGGTTCCTCGGCTTCATCGGGTGGAACCAGCCGGGTTGGCCTGACCTCGAGTCACTGGTCGAATTCGAGAAGAAGGTCAACGATGTCGTCCGCGCCTATCCCGCCGTGGTCATCTGCATGTATGACGTACTTCGACTGCCCGGGCTCAGTCTGATCGACGGCGGCCTCCGACAGCACCCCATCACGATCCTGGGCGACAGGGTCGTTCGACAGAATCCGTTCTACATGGCGGCGTAA
- a CDS encoding pyridoxal phosphate-dependent aminotransferase, whose product MSVRRLAHIPGFNIDRVAAAAGADPDILRMENLDTDVPPPEAAMEATRAAIGQDEANSWLPFTGRDDLKEAVAAYIERHGGPRYDGRREIVITCGEGDAMLDALFCLTDPGDEVILTDPTYAGMLNRVRLVGATPRLVPLGVIAGEWRLDVEALRAAVSDRTRVVFINNASFPSGWVASDAEWAAVASICRERDLRLLYWGGFEGVLYDGRPIRHPAALTGMRDRTVTVGSPTLEQRMIAWRIGWVVAPGDLVNDVSRVHIYNGLVPSGFNQIGTRVALGVGDQDLAMANAEWQRRRDETLKQLEGLPVVRPAGGWSLLLDVAALGLDCMEVSDRLLDQKVAATPMRGWGDQVAKRHVRFVFSNEPVERLALLGERVRRALGS is encoded by the coding sequence ATGAGTGTCCGGCGTCTCGCGCATATCCCAGGCTTCAACATCGATCGAGTCGCGGCGGCGGCCGGCGCCGATCCGGACATCCTTCGGATGGAAAACCTCGACACCGATGTCCCGCCGCCTGAAGCTGCTATGGAAGCGACCCGAGCCGCCATCGGCCAGGACGAGGCCAACAGCTGGCTGCCCTTCACCGGCCGGGATGATCTCAAAGAGGCGGTGGCGGCGTACATCGAGCGACACGGCGGACCGCGTTACGACGGTCGCCGGGAAATTGTGATCACCTGCGGCGAGGGCGACGCGATGCTCGATGCGCTCTTCTGCCTGACGGACCCTGGGGACGAGGTCATCCTGACCGACCCCACGTACGCAGGCATGCTCAACCGCGTGCGGCTCGTCGGTGCAACGCCGCGACTCGTCCCGCTTGGCGTCATCGCCGGTGAGTGGCGGCTCGATGTGGAGGCTCTTCGGGCGGCCGTTTCCGACCGGACGCGCGTGGTGTTCATCAACAACGCCTCCTTTCCATCTGGGTGGGTCGCCAGCGACGCGGAGTGGGCTGCCGTCGCCTCGATCTGCCGCGAACGCGACCTTCGGCTCCTCTACTGGGGCGGCTTCGAAGGCGTCCTCTACGACGGACGGCCGATCCGGCATCCGGCGGCGCTTACCGGCATGCGCGATCGCACCGTTACCGTGGGCTCACCCACGCTCGAGCAACGCATGATCGCATGGCGAATCGGCTGGGTCGTGGCACCCGGTGATCTCGTCAACGATGTCTCGCGGGTCCACATCTATAACGGCCTCGTGCCCAGCGGGTTCAATCAGATCGGCACACGCGTCGCCCTTGGCGTGGGAGACCAGGATCTGGCCATGGCCAATGCAGAATGGCAGCGACGTCGCGACGAAACGCTCAAGCAACTCGAGGGACTCCCCGTCGTCCGGCCCGCGGGCGGCTGGTCGCTTCTCCTGGATGTCGCGGCCCTCGGGCTCGACTGCATGGAGGTCTCCGATCGGCTGCTCGACCAAAAGGTGGCCGCCACCCCCATGCGCGGCTGGGGCGACCAGGTTGCCAAGCGGCACGTGAGATTCGTGTTCAGTAACGAGCCCGTCGAGCGGTTGGCTCTTCTAGGCGAGCGGGTCCGTCGAGCCCTCGGGTCCTAG